The following proteins are co-located in the Micromonospora viridifaciens genome:
- a CDS encoding CDP-alcohol phosphatidyltransferase family protein, with product MSHRAAPAEHPASEGTTAAVGDRILTLPNMISFVRLIGVPLFLYLFLVVRADVAAIVVLAVGGTSDWVDGWLARRLHQVSRLGELLDPLADRLYILATLLAFTAREVVPWQFTAALLARELLLLGSLAVLRRHGYGPPPVHYVGKTATFLLLAAFPVLLLAAAAPAIATAAGAIGWGLAWWGLVLYWVAGAMYVVQASRLVRTMRARRAGAGA from the coding sequence GTGTCGCATCGGGCGGCTCCAGCGGAGCATCCGGCATCCGAGGGCACGACGGCGGCCGTGGGTGACCGGATCCTCACCCTGCCGAACATGATCAGTTTCGTCCGGCTCATCGGCGTACCGCTCTTCCTCTACCTCTTCCTCGTCGTCCGCGCGGACGTGGCGGCGATCGTGGTGCTGGCGGTCGGTGGCACCAGCGACTGGGTGGACGGCTGGCTCGCCCGCCGGCTGCACCAGGTCAGCCGCCTCGGCGAGCTGCTCGATCCGCTCGCCGACCGGCTCTACATCCTGGCCACGCTGCTGGCGTTCACCGCGCGTGAGGTGGTGCCGTGGCAGTTCACCGCGGCGCTGCTGGCCCGCGAGTTGCTGCTGCTCGGCTCGCTCGCGGTGCTGCGCCGCCACGGTTACGGACCGCCACCGGTGCACTACGTCGGCAAGACGGCCACCTTCCTGCTGCTGGCCGCGTTCCCGGTCCTGTTGCTGGCGGCCGCGGCGCCGGCCATCGCCACCGCGGCTGGGGCGATCGGCTGGGGGCTCGCCTGGTGGGGCCTGGTGCTCTACTGGGTGGCCGGCGCGATGTACGTGGTGCAGGCCAGCCGCCTGGTTCGGACGATGCGGGCGCGACGCGCGGGAGCGGGGGCGTGA
- a CDS encoding universal stress protein, translated as MNSASGAAVVVGVDGSEPALRAVRLAAAEAARRHRPLRVVHGFIWPLLRVPPAPPAPPGGGLRHQAEELVAAAVTEAESAAPGVRVSGEIIDGEAAAVLLGESPTAAMIVLGDRGLGGFAALVVGSVAIQVAAHADCPVLVARGAQRTVGPVVVGVDGSAPSRAAVEFAAEEAAVRGTRLHAVHAYTHPHSTGPGDMQPLVYEESLLRDEENRVLTDALTGLADRHPQVPLTREVVHGRPVGVLTEAARTAQLMVVGGHGRGALSGLLLGSVSQGVLHHADCPVAVVRCPDGTVGTAAGG; from the coding sequence GTGAACTCGGCGAGCGGTGCGGCGGTGGTGGTCGGCGTGGACGGCTCGGAGCCGGCGCTGCGGGCCGTGCGCCTCGCGGCGGCCGAGGCAGCCCGACGGCACCGGCCGCTGCGGGTGGTCCACGGGTTCATCTGGCCACTGCTGCGCGTACCCCCCGCACCGCCGGCGCCACCCGGCGGCGGCCTGCGGCACCAGGCCGAGGAACTGGTCGCCGCGGCGGTCACCGAGGCGGAATCGGCCGCGCCCGGCGTACGGGTCTCCGGGGAGATCATCGACGGGGAGGCCGCAGCGGTGCTGCTCGGCGAGTCCCCCACCGCCGCGATGATCGTGCTCGGCGACCGCGGCCTCGGCGGCTTCGCCGCCCTGGTGGTCGGCTCGGTGGCCATCCAGGTCGCCGCGCACGCCGACTGCCCGGTGCTGGTGGCCCGCGGCGCGCAACGGACCGTCGGCCCGGTGGTGGTCGGGGTGGACGGCTCTGCGCCGTCCCGGGCCGCAGTCGAGTTCGCCGCCGAGGAGGCGGCGGTCCGCGGCACCCGGCTGCACGCCGTGCACGCCTACACCCACCCCCATTCCACCGGCCCCGGTGACATGCAACCCCTGGTCTACGAGGAGAGCCTGCTGCGCGACGAGGAGAACCGGGTCCTGACCGACGCGCTCACCGGGCTGGCCGACCGCCATCCGCAGGTGCCGCTGACCCGCGAGGTGGTGCACGGCCGGCCGGTCGGCGTGCTGACGGAGGCCGCCCGGACCGCCCAACTGATGGTCGTCGGCGGTCACGGCCGGGGCGCGCTGAGCGGGCTGCTGCTGGGGTCGGTGAGCCAGGGTGTGCTGCACCACGCGGACTGTCCGGTTGCCGTGGTCCGCTGCCCCGACGGAACGGTTGGCACCGCCGCGGGCGGGTAG
- a CDS encoding PP2C family protein-serine/threonine phosphatase codes for MPDAAGQVARALRAAPPDQLAEAADRAIRRTLDASRTEVFIADYRASGLWPVLDPDLPDGGFLAWQGVAQRCFSSQQPALDGGEDGRCRVYLPLSVWGERLGVLMVELPAAPDAATVETARDVAGELAVALRAADRETDRYRRARRRERLSMAAEMQWDLLPGRSVTHGDFRLAGQLEPAYTVGGDHFDWSVDGDRLSVTVLNGTGSGLAASLLTAVTVNAMRNARRSGGSLVEQAELASDTIFYQNRGSRHVATLLLEVDTRRGVVKAVDAGSPHLLRLRGGTIAPIALEQQLPLGMFAETRYDVQEFTVEPGDRLFVVNDGVYAAEPAGQEPYGERAMARSMRSTRLQPATEAVGTVMRELHAYHADADLRDDAVVVCLDWRGSSPADNAGG; via the coding sequence ATGCCGGATGCGGCCGGACAGGTGGCGCGCGCCCTGCGCGCGGCGCCGCCCGACCAGTTGGCGGAGGCCGCCGACCGGGCGATCCGCCGGACGCTCGACGCGTCCCGGACCGAGGTGTTCATCGCCGACTACCGCGCCAGCGGGCTCTGGCCGGTGCTGGACCCGGACCTGCCCGACGGCGGCTTCCTCGCCTGGCAGGGTGTGGCGCAGCGCTGTTTCAGCAGCCAGCAGCCGGCGCTGGACGGCGGCGAGGACGGCCGGTGCCGGGTCTACCTGCCGTTGTCGGTGTGGGGCGAGCGGCTCGGGGTGCTGATGGTCGAGCTGCCGGCGGCACCCGACGCGGCGACCGTCGAGACGGCCCGGGACGTCGCGGGCGAGCTGGCGGTGGCGCTACGCGCGGCCGACCGGGAGACGGACCGGTACCGCCGTGCCCGCCGGCGGGAGCGACTCAGCATGGCCGCCGAGATGCAGTGGGACCTGCTGCCCGGCCGCAGCGTCACCCACGGCGACTTCCGGCTCGCCGGGCAGCTGGAACCGGCGTACACAGTGGGCGGAGACCACTTCGACTGGTCCGTGGACGGGGACCGGCTCAGCGTCACGGTGCTCAACGGCACCGGCAGCGGCCTGGCGGCGTCTCTGCTCACCGCGGTGACGGTCAACGCCATGCGCAACGCGCGCCGCTCCGGCGGGAGCCTGGTGGAGCAGGCCGAGCTGGCCTCGGACACGATCTTCTACCAGAACCGGGGCAGCCGGCACGTGGCCACGCTGCTGCTGGAGGTGGACACCCGGCGCGGCGTGGTGAAGGCGGTCGACGCGGGCTCGCCGCACCTGCTGCGGCTGCGTGGCGGCACGATCGCCCCGATCGCGCTGGAGCAGCAGCTGCCGCTGGGTATGTTCGCCGAGACCCGGTACGACGTGCAGGAGTTCACGGTGGAGCCGGGGGACCGCCTCTTCGTGGTCAACGACGGCGTGTACGCGGCGGAGCCGGCTGGCCAGGAGCCCTACGGAGAACGGGCCATGGCGCGGTCCATGCGGTCCACTCGGTTGCAGCCGGCGACCGAGGCAGTTGGTACGGTGATGCGCGAACTGCACGCGTACCACGCCGACGCGGACCTCCGCGACGACGCGGTCGTCGTCTGCCTGGACTGGCGCGGTTCCAGCCCTGCGGACAACGCTGGCGGGTAG
- a CDS encoding DUF881 domain-containing protein — MSAAPGDRDPSTRPYAPDFLTELFRNPLDPGYADAAVGRREGSPSRWRRLLARPVSLVVLVVIGFVFAVAYRETVAEEPGRAKARAGLIAEIKRREAETDRLTERADQLREEVGRQRDAALSGSQAYRLRNLEAGTGLGRVRGDGVVVRLVDAPPDKDAVTGADAGPSRVLYSDLQKVANALWAAGAEAVAINGQRLTATSTIRSAGEAILVDYRPVTSPYEVTAIGPGSMRDKFDDSRAAALMREVARTTGLSFGVKEAGDLTLPAAPQPRLRYAEPSVSPSPSPSGSGVAGSSSPGPSRSGPSPSPSGGNR; from the coding sequence GTGAGCGCGGCGCCGGGGGACCGGGACCCGTCGACGCGGCCGTACGCGCCGGACTTCCTCACCGAGTTGTTCCGCAACCCTCTCGATCCTGGGTACGCCGACGCGGCGGTGGGGCGGCGGGAGGGGTCGCCGTCGCGCTGGCGGCGGCTGCTGGCCCGTCCGGTCAGCCTGGTGGTGCTCGTGGTGATCGGGTTCGTGTTCGCGGTGGCGTACCGGGAGACGGTCGCGGAGGAGCCGGGCCGGGCGAAGGCGCGGGCCGGGCTGATCGCCGAGATCAAGCGGCGGGAGGCGGAGACGGACCGGTTGACCGAGCGCGCGGACCAGTTGCGCGAGGAGGTCGGCCGGCAGCGGGACGCGGCGTTGAGCGGTTCGCAGGCGTACCGGCTGCGCAACCTGGAGGCCGGCACGGGCCTGGGCCGGGTGCGTGGTGACGGCGTGGTGGTGCGGCTGGTTGACGCGCCGCCGGACAAGGACGCGGTGACCGGCGCGGATGCCGGCCCGTCCCGGGTGTTGTACTCGGACCTGCAGAAGGTGGCGAACGCGTTGTGGGCGGCGGGCGCGGAGGCGGTCGCGATCAACGGGCAGCGGTTGACGGCGACGTCGACGATCCGGTCGGCGGGTGAGGCGATCCTGGTGGACTACCGGCCGGTGACGAGCCCGTACGAGGTGACGGCGATCGGGCCGGGGTCGATGCGGGACAAATTCGACGACAGCCGGGCGGCGGCTCTGATGCGGGAGGTGGCGAGGACCACCGGGTTGTCGTTCGGGGTGAAGGAGGCGGGGGACCTCACCCTGCCGGCGGCCCCGCAGCCGCGGCTACGCTACGCCGAGCCCTCGGTGAGCCCGAGCCCGTCGCCGTCGGGTTCCGGGGTCGCCGGTTCGTCCAGTCCCGGGCCGTCCCGCTCCGGGCCGTCTCCCAGCCCCTCCGGAGGTAATCGATGA
- the gcvH gene encoding glycine cleavage system protein GcvH: MIPEDLRYTAEHEWVAGGGGGAVRIGITHFAQDALGDIVFVQLPDEGAVVAAGESMGEIESTKSVSEIYAPLSGTVAARNEALADAPEAINTDPYGAGWLVEIVPDDPAAVEGLLTAGAYRELTES, from the coding sequence GTGATTCCTGAGGATCTGCGGTACACCGCCGAGCACGAGTGGGTGGCGGGCGGGGGTGGTGGTGCCGTCCGGATCGGCATCACGCACTTCGCGCAGGACGCGCTGGGTGACATCGTGTTCGTCCAGTTGCCGGACGAGGGTGCGGTGGTGGCCGCGGGCGAGTCGATGGGTGAGATCGAGTCGACCAAGAGCGTGTCGGAGATCTACGCGCCGCTCAGTGGCACGGTGGCGGCGCGCAATGAGGCGTTGGCCGACGCCCCTGAGGCGATCAACACGGATCCGTACGGCGCGGGGTGGTTGGTGGAGATCGTTCCGGATGATCCGGCGGCGGTCGAGGGTTTGTTGACCGCTGGTGCGTACCGCGAGCTCACTGAGAGCTGA
- a CDS encoding DUF881 domain-containing protein, with the protein MSEEHRETGTGWPEPAEPVRPSGPAGEPDPRPEAPDPDELSPLAPAEREAEAPPPEDPPAEGSGDDGPSGSVAKAGPASRRLTSAGAMIAVLLALLGFTLVVQLKTTSTDSSLAGTREEDLVRISSDLDSRERRLRQDIAALEESQRQLRSGEQGRQAALEEATRRADELGILAGTLPAVGPGLSVRFEGGDKATSSARILDAVQELRGAGAEAMQIVGADGTSVRIIASTYFVDAQGGGLVVDGRRLAAPYTVLVIGDPATMRTALNIPGGVVASVADDGGTVIVEDREAVEVSQLHAPIKLEHARPVS; encoded by the coding sequence ATGAGCGAGGAACACAGGGAGACGGGCACCGGTTGGCCGGAGCCGGCGGAGCCGGTGCGGCCCTCGGGTCCGGCGGGTGAGCCGGATCCGCGGCCGGAGGCGCCCGATCCGGACGAGTTGAGCCCGTTGGCGCCGGCCGAGCGCGAGGCGGAGGCGCCTCCGCCGGAGGACCCTCCGGCGGAAGGGTCTGGGGATGACGGGCCGAGTGGGTCGGTGGCGAAGGCGGGGCCGGCGTCGCGGCGGTTGACGTCGGCGGGCGCGATGATCGCGGTGCTGCTGGCGTTGCTGGGGTTCACGCTGGTCGTGCAGTTGAAGACGACGTCGACGGATTCGAGCCTGGCGGGGACGCGCGAGGAGGACCTGGTCCGGATCTCGTCGGATCTGGATTCGCGGGAGCGGCGGCTGCGGCAGGACATCGCGGCGTTGGAGGAGAGCCAGCGGCAGTTGCGTTCGGGTGAGCAGGGCCGGCAGGCGGCGTTGGAGGAGGCGACGCGGCGGGCGGACGAGCTGGGCATCCTGGCGGGCACGTTGCCGGCGGTGGGGCCGGGGTTGTCGGTGCGGTTCGAGGGTGGGGACAAGGCGACCTCGTCGGCGCGGATCCTGGACGCGGTGCAGGAGTTGCGCGGGGCGGGCGCGGAGGCGATGCAGATCGTCGGGGCGGACGGCACGTCGGTGCGGATCATCGCGTCGACGTATTTTGTGGATGCGCAGGGCGGTGGCCTGGTGGTGGACGGGCGGCGGCTGGCTGCGCCGTACACGGTTCTGGTGATCGGTGATCCGGCGACGATGCGGACGGCGTTGAACATCCCGGGCGGGGTGGTCGCATCGGTGGCGGATGACGGCGGTACCGTGATCGTCGAGGATCGTGAGGCTGTGGAGGTTTCGCAGTTGCACGCGCCGATCAAGCTGGAACACGCCCGGCCGGTTTCCTGA
- a CDS encoding small basic family protein — translation MIAVLALIVGVLLGLYLDPTVPAALQPYLPIAVVAALDAVFGGVRAKLDRIFDDKQFVVSFISNVLVAALIVYLGDQLGVGGQLSTGVVVVLGVRIFGNVAAIRRHLFRA, via the coding sequence ATGATCGCGGTGCTGGCGCTAATCGTCGGCGTGCTGCTCGGGTTGTATCTGGATCCCACGGTGCCCGCGGCGTTGCAGCCGTACCTGCCGATCGCCGTGGTCGCGGCGCTCGACGCGGTGTTCGGCGGGGTGCGGGCGAAGCTGGACCGGATCTTCGACGACAAGCAGTTCGTGGTGTCGTTCATCTCGAACGTGCTGGTGGCGGCGCTGATCGTGTATCTGGGTGACCAGCTGGGGGTGGGTGGTCAGTTGTCCACCGGTGTGGTGGTCGTGCTCGGGGTGCGCATCTTCGGAAACGTGGCGGCGATCCGCCGGCACCTGTTCCGGGCGTAG
- a CDS encoding phosphatidylethanolamine-binding protein, translated as MPGPRPGSNAYDKERARLRDLIENSGRAADQEANQVANRILQDDRGQRGVVRGDRTFGPKGEREPGDPK; from the coding sequence ATGCCAGGACCACGGCCGGGCAGCAACGCGTACGACAAGGAACGGGCACGGCTGCGCGATCTGATCGAAAATTCCGGGCGGGCCGCCGACCAGGAGGCGAACCAGGTCGCGAACCGGATCCTCCAGGACGACCGCGGCCAGCGGGGCGTCGTGCGGGGCGATCGGACGTTCGGGCCCAAGGGCGAGCGTGAACCGGGCGACCCGAAGTGA
- the ftsR gene encoding transcriptional regulator FtsR, with protein MSIGEVLAQLRVEFPDVTISKLRFLEAEGLVEPQRTPAGYRKYSWDDVARLRFVLTAQRDQYLPLRVIRDQLAEWDASGAAPGRQRPTLVAVGPGGEVPGREVSEPAESPEVRLGRADLLSRSGLAESTLAELERLGVLVSDPPGWYDADALIIARAVAGLAAYGLEPRHLRGYRTAADREVGLFAQLVAPLARQSDPAARARAAETARELVALSQQLHAALVRVGLRSTLGR; from the coding sequence ATGAGCATCGGCGAGGTGTTGGCGCAGTTGCGGGTGGAGTTCCCGGACGTCACCATTTCGAAGTTGCGGTTCCTGGAGGCTGAGGGCCTGGTGGAGCCGCAGCGGACGCCGGCGGGGTATCGGAAGTACAGCTGGGACGATGTGGCGCGGTTGCGGTTCGTGCTGACCGCGCAGCGGGACCAGTATCTGCCGTTGCGGGTGATCCGTGACCAGTTGGCGGAGTGGGACGCGTCGGGTGCGGCGCCGGGTCGGCAGCGGCCGACGTTGGTGGCGGTCGGTCCCGGCGGTGAGGTGCCGGGGCGGGAGGTGTCGGAGCCCGCCGAGTCGCCCGAGGTGCGGCTGGGGCGGGCGGATCTGCTGTCCCGTAGTGGGCTCGCCGAGTCGACGTTGGCGGAGTTGGAGCGGCTCGGTGTGCTGGTGTCGGATCCGCCGGGTTGGTACGACGCGGATGCGTTGATCATCGCGCGGGCGGTGGCGGGGTTGGCGGCGTACGGCTTGGAGCCGCGGCATCTGCGGGGCTATCGGACTGCGGCGGATCGGGAGGTTGGTCTGTTCGCGCAGTTGGTGGCCCCGTTGGCGCGGCAGAGTGATCCGGCGGCGCGGGCCCGGGCGGCGGAGACGGCGCGGGAGTTGGTGGCGTTGTCACAGCAGTTGCACGCGGCGTTGGTCCGGGTGGGGTTGCGGTCGACGTTGGGTCGGTGA
- the odhI gene encoding oxoglutarate dehydrogenase inhibitor Odhl, with protein sequence MTRPDDEFPPLDVTSTLNLGSLDEVLEGPDTDVVPSRMSGSLPPGMALLVVRRGPNAGARFLLDHDVTTSGRHPDSDIFLDDVTVSRRHAEFHRDGGTFTVRDVGSLNGTYVNRERVEAATLSNGDEVQIGKFRVVFIAGPRPEEAGRG encoded by the coding sequence ATGACGCGGCCAGACGACGAGTTCCCCCCGCTCGACGTCACTTCGACGCTCAATCTCGGTTCGCTCGACGAAGTGCTGGAGGGGCCGGACACCGATGTGGTGCCGAGCCGGATGTCCGGTTCGTTGCCGCCGGGGATGGCGCTGCTGGTGGTTCGGCGGGGTCCGAACGCGGGCGCCCGGTTCCTGTTGGACCACGATGTGACGACCAGCGGCCGGCACCCGGACAGTGACATTTTCCTGGATGACGTGACGGTTTCTCGGCGGCACGCCGAGTTCCATCGGGATGGTGGCACGTTCACGGTGCGGGACGTGGGCAGCTTGAACGGCACGTACGTGAACCGGGAGCGGGTCGAGGCGGCCACGTTGAGCAATGGTGACGAGGTGCAGATCGGCAAGTTCCGGGTGGTGTTCATCGCCGGTCCGCGGCCGGAGGAGGCCGGCCGGGGGTGA
- a CDS encoding bifunctional nuclease family protein translates to MRELSVVGVRVELPSNQPIVLLREVEGDRYLPIWIGAVEATAIAYEQQGVKPARPLTHDLLRDVLAALQAPLRAVEITDLKENVFYADLLIGDGVRVSARPSDSIALALRVGAPIRCAEQVLSEAGIVIPDEQEDEVEKFREFLEQVRPEDFAG, encoded by the coding sequence GTGCGCGAGCTGAGCGTGGTCGGGGTTCGGGTGGAGCTGCCCAGCAACCAGCCGATCGTCCTGCTGCGGGAGGTCGAAGGGGACCGCTATCTGCCGATTTGGATCGGCGCGGTCGAGGCGACGGCGATCGCCTACGAGCAGCAGGGGGTCAAGCCGGCGCGGCCGTTGACGCATGACTTGTTGCGGGATGTGTTGGCGGCGCTGCAGGCGCCGTTGCGGGCGGTGGAGATCACCGACTTGAAGGAGAACGTCTTCTACGCCGATCTGTTGATCGGTGACGGGGTTCGGGTGTCGGCGCGGCCGAGCGATTCGATTGCTCTGGCGTTGCGGGTCGGGGCCCCGATTCGTTGTGCGGAGCAGGTCCTCAGTGAGGCGGGGATCGTGATCCCGGACGAGCAGGAGGACGAGGTGGAGAAGTTCCGGGAGTTCCTGGAGCAGGTGCGGCCGGAGGACTTCGCGGGCTGA
- a CDS encoding SAM-dependent methyltransferase, translated as MTEPDQPSTARMIDYWLGGEHHFPVDVAAAHAFEGAYGPCAAIFRSLRDFLGRAVRSIADAGVDGFLVFGAGVPTRGNVHEVAPDATVLYTDVDPVTIRLGQRLLADSDRAGYGFGDATDIGTIDPAQLHRFVPGWGRRPVGVVFLGLAAFLDDATLARTLDELYEAVAPGSCLAVDFDSEELAAYPEALAMMGPAFRMRPPAAFVPLLGRWRPTADGVSPVARWRPAGEPDPVPDAFYGAVATKPAG; from the coding sequence ATGACCGAGCCCGACCAGCCGAGTACCGCGCGCATGATCGACTACTGGCTCGGCGGCGAGCACCACTTCCCGGTGGACGTGGCCGCGGCCCACGCCTTCGAGGGCGCGTACGGGCCGTGTGCGGCGATCTTCCGCTCGCTGCGGGACTTCCTTGGCCGGGCGGTCCGGTCGATCGCCGACGCCGGGGTGGACGGCTTCCTGGTCTTCGGCGCGGGTGTGCCGACCCGGGGCAACGTGCACGAGGTCGCCCCGGACGCCACCGTCCTCTACACCGACGTCGACCCGGTGACCATCCGGCTCGGTCAGCGTCTGCTGGCCGACAGCGACCGGGCCGGGTACGGCTTCGGCGACGCCACCGACATCGGCACGATCGACCCGGCCCAGCTGCACCGGTTCGTGCCGGGGTGGGGGAGACGGCCGGTCGGGGTGGTCTTCCTCGGGCTGGCCGCCTTCCTCGACGACGCCACCCTGGCGCGCACCCTCGACGAGCTGTACGAGGCGGTGGCGCCGGGCAGCTGCCTGGCGGTCGACTTCGACAGCGAGGAGCTGGCCGCGTACCCGGAGGCGCTGGCGATGATGGGGCCGGCGTTTCGGATGCGCCCACCCGCGGCGTTCGTGCCGCTGCTCGGCCGGTGGCGGCCCACGGCGGACGGTGTCTCCCCGGTCGCGCGGTGGCGCCCGGCGGGCGAGCCCGACCCGGTGCCGGACGCCTTCTACGGCGCGGTGGCGACGAAGCCCGCGGGCTGA
- a CDS encoding MarR family transcriptional regulator translates to MERPPNLAAAVDAAAEALIGVLDSASSRHAVPVSPTQLRVLSLIVSHPNTNVNRLAELLDVVPSSASRLCDRLEAVGLLRRVADPRDRREVRLLPTAAADTLLRELKERRHQAVQAVLDRMPNRAQHELLLALVAFSQAAALGTTPASTDSTAVRTA, encoded by the coding sequence GTGGAGCGACCTCCGAACCTCGCCGCGGCCGTGGACGCGGCTGCCGAGGCGCTCATCGGTGTGCTCGACTCGGCGTCGTCCCGGCACGCCGTACCCGTCTCCCCGACGCAGTTGCGGGTGCTGTCGCTGATCGTGTCGCACCCGAACACCAACGTGAACCGGCTGGCCGAGCTGCTGGACGTCGTACCGTCGTCGGCGAGCCGGCTCTGCGACCGGCTGGAGGCGGTGGGCCTGCTGCGCCGGGTGGCCGACCCGCGGGACCGGCGCGAGGTGCGGCTGCTGCCCACCGCGGCGGCCGACACCCTGCTACGGGAGCTGAAGGAGCGGCGGCACCAGGCCGTCCAGGCGGTGCTGGACCGGATGCCCAACCGTGCCCAACACGAGCTGCTGCTGGCCCTGGTCGCGTTCAGCCAGGCGGCGGCGCTGGGCACCACGCCGGCAAGCACCGACTCCACCGCCGTCCGCACGGCCTGA